A stretch of Malus sylvestris chromosome 11, drMalSylv7.2, whole genome shotgun sequence DNA encodes these proteins:
- the LOC126590295 gene encoding uncharacterized protein LOC126590295 translates to MASKDLWIWHAFFGIPRSHNDINVLEHSPLFSNLREGRAPPANFSINGHNYTMEYYLADGIYPSWATLVKTIHCPQGTKAKIFAAAQEYGRKDVERAFGVLQACFAIIHGPARSWDRNTLRRTMKSCITMLNMIVENERDERLSQDYDVREGESNDINVSREHTTQFLEFIQNYLCIPDRGIHNRLQEDLVEHLWQRQGGSMSSISAMFQCNTMQCVDTMHQFSVSMQCNV, encoded by the coding sequence ATGGCTTCAAAAGATCTTTGGATTTGGCATGCGTTTTTTGGAATACCAAGATCCCACAATGACATAAATGTGTTAGAACATTCTCCTTTGTTCTCCAACCTCCGAGAAGGACGAGCTCCACCTGCAAATTTTTCCATCAATGGCCACAACTACACAATGGAATACTATCTTGCTGATGGCATTTATCCTTCATGGGCAACCTTAGTCAAAACAATACATTGTCCCCAAGGTACAAAGGCTAAAATTTTTGCAGCGGCTCAAGAGTATGGAAGGAAGGATGTTGAACGAGCATTTGGAGTTCTTCAAGCTTGTTTTGCTATTATACATGGGCCCGCTCGCTCTTGGGATCGCAATACACTTCGCCGAACTATGAAATCGTGCATTACAATGCTTAACATGATAGTTGAAAATGAACGTGATGAACGTCTTTCTCAAGATTATGATGTAAGAGAGGGTGAAAGCAACGACATAAACGTGTCACGTGAACACACGACACAATTTCtagaattcattcaaaattatcTTTGCATTCCTGATAGAGGAATACATAATAGGCTACAAGAAGATTTAGTGGAACATTTGTGGCAGCGCCAAGGTGGTTCAATGTCAAGTATCAGTGCAATGTTTCAATGCAATACAATGCAATGTGTCGATACAATGCATCAGTTTAGTGTTTCAATGCAATGCAATGTGTAA